A window from Dermacentor albipictus isolate Rhodes 1998 colony chromosome 10, USDA_Dalb.pri_finalv2, whole genome shotgun sequence encodes these proteins:
- the LOC135921446 gene encoding uncharacterized protein, whose translation MKEKIKGWQGRGLSVFARASACNVFLIAKVWYILQVMFMSRVNVQKMHRVFAIFIWNSTWERSSRTNLFRTVRNGGLGLSHLFIRQIVSRFFFLRDERNVFLRTVIQAKMATELPEFVVSTSSAITRRATGYYREVVASFRILCARFSLEYLCSVRKKKLYADLVDSMLPIPLYRSVHCGGPGKDVLKRVKRMPVRPAAKTFFFHLHTNTLPVKVWLEQRGIFVPWTTNCLLCKKPETIEHAFIECWDAVFHWDILQRTLKKELPINPYGIRFLPVESDDGPPFDMFMLLGLHSLWKTRMAVRHADVNVCSARENFIESMSLLREVYRAQGETPDWVSILDELVCLKKF comes from the coding sequence atgaaagaaaagataaaaggATGGCAGGGCCGGGGATTGTCAGTGTTTGCACGTGCTTCAGCTTGCAATGTTTTTTTGATTGCCAAAGTTTGGTACATACTGCAAGTAATGTTCATGTCCCGTGTAAACGTTCAAAAAATGCATCGAGTGTTTGCTATCTTCATCTGGAACTCCACTTGGGAGCGATCCAGTCGAACAAATCTTTTTCGTACAGTTCGAAATGGGGGCCTTGGGCTCTCACACTTGTTTATTAGACAGATCGTATCGCGGTTCTTCTTCCTGCGagatgaaagaaatgtttttctcCGTACAGTCATTCAGGCGAAAATGGCAACAGAACTGCCTGAATTTGTTGTGTCCACATCTAGTGCTATCACTAGAAGAGCGACTGGTTACTATCGTGAAGTCGTTGCATCTTTTAGAATACTCTGCGCACGTTTTTCGCTGGAGTATTTGTGTTcagtgagaaaaaagaaactatacgCAGATTTAGTTGACAGCATGTTACCTATTCCACTGTATAGGAGTGTTCACTGTGGAGGCCCAGGAAAAGATGTGCTGAAACGAGTCAAAAGGATGCCTGTGAGACCTGCTgcgaaaactttctttttccacCTACACACGAACACCCTCCCCGTTAAAGTATGGCTAGAACAGAGAGGAATATTCGTACCCTGGACTACCAATTGCCTGCTGTGTAAAAAGCCAGAAACAATTGAACACGCCTTCATTGAGTGTTGGGACGCTGTCTTTCACTGGGACATCTTGCAGCGCACTCTTAAAAAAGAACTCCCCATAAACCCCTATGGAATTCGGTTCCTTCCAGTTGAAAGTGATGACGGGCCACCGTTCGACATGTTCATGTTgctgggcctccacagtttgtggaaaaccaGAATGGCTGTACGTCATGCTGATGTGAATGTGTGCTCTGCGCGAGAGAACTTCATTGAAAGTATGTCACTATTACGAGAAGTGTATCGTGCACAAGGCGAAACCCCAGACTGGGTTAGCATCCTTGATGAGCTGGTGTGCCTCAAGAAATTTTAG
- the LOC135921444 gene encoding uncharacterized protein has product MSSVGAASAAQQGRGTRSFASEDPEYQVLLPQLPTGRIVLNTVFLHADVRARPYRVEHFRDALASLGLLADVIALGAYQMSHVWAVTFKSDEGVKRLSSTKNLKVNERRCIVVDPANQGVRLKLHWMLHNVSDDDIRTALLPFGKVTDVVHEKWRVQGVQDKASSTRVVSLVLITGMTIEDLPHQLRVAGEQTLVVVPGRAPLCLKCRNTGHVRRDCRVPRCAVCRRYGHQDTECVKTYASVAGPALREDVADLLMDEADVDEASRVLVPPADTVATPSVPAANSKKVVNVLPTGPKDAVQRACDEGAKEESAAKSTAAEETATEHGPVTSLMDVEESSASNAAMKRARDSTGNLDGNVDSNLDNGAKDEPPPKAQAGRRVPVRLKPNIPPDRRPAAKPPK; this is encoded by the coding sequence ATGAGCTCCGTaggagcggcttcagcggcccaGCAGGGCCGCGGTACCAGGAGTTTTGCCTCAGAAGACCCGGAATACCAAGTTTTGCTGCCTCAATTGCCGACAGGTCGGATagttttaaatacagtttttctgcatgcggatGTGCGTGCCAGGCCGTATCGTGTGGAACATTTCCGAGATGCGTTGGCTAGCTTAGGCCTACTTGCTGATGTCATCGCACTAGGGGCGTATCAGATGAGCCACGTTTGGGCGGTTACTTTCAAGAGCGACGAAGGCGTGAAAAGGCTTTCAAGCACCAAGAACCTCAAGGTGAATGAACGTCGGTGCATTGTCGTTGATCCAGCCAATCAGGGCGTGCGGCTGAAGCTGCATTGGATGCTTCATAACGTGTCGGACGATGATATACGGACAGCCCTGTTACCGTTCGGAAAGGTCACGGACGTTGTCCATGAAAAGTGGCGTGTTCAAGGAGTTCAAGATAAAGCATCGTCGACACGGGTGGTGTCCCTGGTTCTGATCACGGGTATGACCATAGAAGACCTGCCCCATCAACTTCGTGtagctggtgagcagaccctagTTGTGGTACCGGGCAGAGCACCCCTTTGCCTGAAGTGCCGAAACACCGGACATGTCCGACGTGACTGCCGCGTCCCGAGATGTGCAGTATGCCGTCGCTACGGCCACCAGGATACGGAATGTGTTAagacttacgcatccgtcgcagGACCTGCTCTCCGAGAGGACGTGGCTGACCTGTTAATGGACGAGGCTGACGTTGATGAGGCTTCCCGCGTGCTAGTACCACCGGCGGACACAGTCGCAACACCTTCTGTGCCGGCGGCTAATTCCAAGAAGGTGGTAAATGTGCTGCCTACGGGAccgaaagatgcagtgcaaaggGCATGCGACGAAGGAGCCAAAGAAGAATCGGCCGCAAAATCCACCGCTGCCGAGGAGACCGCCACGGAGCACGGACCGGTAACTTCCTTGATGGACGTCGAAGAATCGAGTGCAAGCAATGCGGCTATGAAAAGAGCGAGGGACTCGACCGGCAACCTGGACGGCAACGTGGACAGCAACCTTGACAACGGGGCCAAAGACGAGCCGCCGCCAAAAGCGCAGGCGGGTCGTCGTGTGCCCGTGCGCCTGAAGCCAAACATCCCGCCGGACAGACGACCGGCGGCAAAACCGCCTAAGTAG
- the LOC135921440 gene encoding uncharacterized protein: protein MSSVGAASAAQQGRGTRIFASEDPEYQVLLPQLPTGRIVLNTVFLHADVRARPYRVEHFRDALASLGLLADVIALGAYQMSHVWAVTFKSDEGVKRLSSAKNLKVNVHRCIVVDPANQAVRLKLHWMLHNVSDEDIRTALLPFGKVTDVFHEKWRVQGVQDKASSTRAVSLVLKTGMTIEDLPHQLRVAGEQTLVVVPGRAPLCLKCRNTGHVRRDCRVPRCAVCRRYGHQDTECVKTYASVAGPALREDVADLLMDEADVDEASRVLVPPADTVATPSVPAAKSTKVVKVLPTGPKDAVQRACDEGAKEESAAKSATAEEAATEHGPATPLMDVEESSASNAAMKRARDSTGSLDGNLDGNLDNEAKDEPPPKAQAGRRATVRPKPNIPPDRRPAAKPPK from the coding sequence ATGAGCTCCGTaggagcggcttcagcggcccaGCAGGGCCGCGGTACCAGGATTTTTGCCTCAGAAGACCCGGAATACCAAGTTTTGCTGCCTCAATTGCCGACAGGTCGGATagttttaaatacagtttttctgcatgcggatGTGCGTGCCAGGCCGTATCGTGTGGAACATTTCCGAGATGCGTTGGCTAGCTTAGGCCTACTTGCTGATGTCATCGCACTAGGGGCGTATCAGATGAGCCACGTTTGGGCGGTTACTTTCAAGAGCGACGAAGGCGTGAAAAGGCTTTCAAGCGCCAAGAACCTCAAGGTGAATGTACATCGGTGCATTGTCGTTGATCCAGCCAATCAGGCCGTGCGGCTGAAGCTGCATTGGATGCTTCATAACGTGTCGGACGAGGATATACGGACAGCTCTGTTACCGTTCGGAAAGGTCACGGACGTTTTCCATGAAAAGTGGCGTGTTCAAGGAGTTCAAGATAAAGCATCGTCGACACGGGCGGTGTCCCTGGTTCTGAAGACGGGTATGACCATAGAAGACCTGCCCCATCAACTTCGTGtagctggtgagcagaccctagTTGTGGTACCGGGCAGAGCACCCCTTTGCCTGAAGTGCCGAAACACCGGACATGTCCGACGTGACTGCCGCGTCCCGAGATGTGCAGTATGCCGTCGCTACGGCCACCAGGATACGGAATGTGTTAagacttacgcatccgtcgcagGACCTGCGCTTCGAGAGGACGTGGCTGACCTGTTAATGGACGAGGCTGACGTTGATGAGGCTTCCCGCGTGCTAGTACCACCGGCGGACACAGTTGCAACACCTTCTGTGCCGGCGGCTAAATCCACGAAGGTGGTAAAAGTGCTGCCTACGGGCccgaaagatgcagtgcaaaggGCATGCGACGAAGGAGCCAAAGAAGAATCGGCCGCAAAATCCGCCACTGCCGAGGAGGCCGCCACGGAGCACGGACCGGCAACTCCCCTGATGGACGTCGAAGAATCGAGTGCAAGCAATGCGGCTATGAAAAGAGCGAGGGACTCGACCGGCAGCCTGGACGGCAACCTGGACGGCAACCTTGACAACGAGGCCAAAGACGAGCCGCCGCCAAAAGCGCAGGCGGGTCGTCGTGCGACCGTGCGCCCGAAGCCAAACATCCCGCCGGACAGACGACCGGCGGCAAAACCGCCTAAGTAG